The Candidatus Coatesbacteria bacterium sequence GACATCATCGGCTCAGCCTACGAATTCAACCCAACCAAGGACTACGCCTTCGAGCTGTTTCCGCCGGAGGCCGACTTCACCGACGACACCGTCCTCACCGTCGCCGCGGCCGAGTTGATCCTCGACGGCGGGGATTTCATCGAGCTGCTGAAAAGCTACACCCGCCGCTACCCCGGCCGGGGCTACGGCGGGTTCTTCCACGACTGGGCCCACAGTGACGACCGCCAACCCTACAACAGCTTTGGCAACGGCTCGGCGATGCGGGTCAGCCCGGCGGCTTGGGCCGGGGCGACCCTCGACGAGGTGCTCGGGCTGGCCGAGGAAACCGCCGCCGTCACCCACAGCCACCCCGAGGGCGTCAAGGGCGCCCAGGCGGTGGCCGCCGCCGTCTTCCTGGCCCGGCGCGGTCGCTCGAAAGCCGACATCCGGAGCTACCTGGAGGACACCTTCGGGTATGACCTCCAGCGCCCCTACGAGAGCATCCAGCCCGACTACGCCTTCGACGTCACCTGCCAGGGCAGCGTGCCCGAGGCCTTGATCGCCTTCCTGGACTCCACGGATTTCGCGGACGCCGTCAGAAAGGCCGTCGCCCTGGGCGGCGACAGCGACACCCAGGCCTGCATCGCCGGCGCCGTGGCCGAGGCCTGCTACGGTGTGCCCGACGAGATCGGGCGGAGCGCCCTCGCCTACCTCGACGATCACCTCGGCGGCGTGACGCAACGCTTCATCCAGGCCTACGTCGCGCGCTGAGCCGGGCCTCAGAGCTTCCAGAGATCGAAGTCCTTCACCTTGCTTTTGCGCCGCTCAACCTTGTAACGGGCCTTGGCCAGCTTGCGCCGATAACCGGCGATGATCTTGTCGATATCCAGATGGGCGTACTTCTCGCTGCCTTTCTTCGCCTCCCAGCAGGCGATCATGTGCTCGATATTGTCGACCGGTTTCTGATCGTGCTTGATGTAAGCCTGCTGGCGGGGGACGAAGCTGTTGGTCTTATAGACGACGTCGAACTCGGTGCTCTCCCCGGTGGCCAGCTTGCGGATGACGAACCTCTCCCCGGTGTTGCGGATGACGTAGCTGGCGCCCATGTCGACCAGCACCGCTTCGACCGCCGACTCGTCGTGATCGTCTACCAGACGGTAAACGAAGGCCAGACGCAGTTTTTCGTCTACCATGTGGAGCCACTCCACGTGGTATCGTTCAACGTGCCCGCGCAGCTTTGGTAGCTGGTTTTCGACGATCGCCTTGCGATCCGCCGGAGTGCGGGCGTCGAACAGCACCACCAGCAGCTTCTTCGTGCCGATCAGTTTCTTATGCACGCTGAGTTCATGATGGATGGCCCCGGCCGGTCCGACGCTGGATGTACCGCGGGGGTTACCCTGGGCGTCGTAACCGAACTTCAGCCGCGACCCGTCGTGAATAACAATCGCCATCTTGCGCCTCCCTGCGTGGTGGATTGCCGATGAGCTATCGTCGATTGTTTTAATTCTACCACCCGTGTGTGACAACCCAGGTCAATCCGGGAAGCGCAGCAGGGCGCCCCGGGGCGCTCAAGCCGTCTGGCAACACCGCTGACGGGGACCAGCTTATCAACGGCAACCCATTGTTACTCCCAATGTGATGGCCGCCCTTGCCGGAGGGCGCAATGTGTGCTATTTTATTTCATCACTCAATATGAAAAACTGGATCGAGGTTTAAAGGTTTAAGTGGAGAAAAGAGGAGGAATGATGAAACGGCTGTTTTACCTAGCATTTCTCGTTGTTCTACTATCGATGGCGACCGCCAAAGAGTGGTATCAACATTGGGTAGACGAAAACAGTAGTATCATATTCGCTTCCCTGGCGTTTGATTCTAGCGATAACGCTCACATCTCGTATTACGATGGTTCCGATTACGAAGGTTCCAATGGCGACCTTAAGTATGCCGTCTGGAACGGCACGAGTTGGCAGATCGAAACAGTGGATGCCGACTATTCTGTTGGCAGATATTCCTCCCTTGCGCTGGATTCATCCGGCAATCCGCACATCTCGTATTACGACGCTTCCAATGGCGACCTTAAGTATGCCGTCTGGAACGGCACGAGTTGGCAGATCGAGACGTTAGATTCGAACGGTTATGTCGGAAAGTATACCTCCCTTGCGCTGGATTCATCCGGCAATCCGCATATCTCGTATTACGACTATACCAATGATGACCTTAAGTATGCCGTTTGGAACGGCACTAGTTGGCAGATCGAAACAGTGGATGCCGACTCTTCTGTCGGCAGATATTCCTCTCTTAAGGTGGATCCATCCGGCAATCCGCACATCTCGTATTACGACAATTACGATGACGACCTTAAGTATGCCGTTTGGAACGGCACGAGTTGGCAGATCGAAACAGTGGATGCGGACGGTGATGTCGGAACATATGCCTCTATTGCGCTAAATTCATTCGGTATTCCAAGCATCTCTTATATTAACCTCATCACTAATAGTAGTATACTTATATTCACCACATGGAACGGCTTATACTGGGAACATGAGATCGTTGATAGCGGAAAGTATGTAGGCAAACACAACTCCCTGGCCCTTGACTCCGACAATAATCCGCATATCTCCTATCATGATACTGGAAAAAACAATCTCATGTACGCTTTTCTGGACTTCTACTGTAACCACTACTGGAGTGTAGAGACAGTGGACGCGGACGGTGATGTCGGCGGGTATACTTCCCTGGCGATGGATTCCAGCGATTTTCCGCACATCTCGTATCATGACAGGGGAAACAACAACCTCAAGTACGCCGCCTGGAACGGCACGAACTGGGAAATCGAGACAGTGGACTCTACGGGTGAAGTTGGCAGCTATACATCTCTGGCGCTAGATACAAGTGATCATCCACATATCTCATATTATGACTATGGAAGCGATAACCTCAAGTATGCCGCCTGGAACGGCGCGAGCTGGGAGATCCAGACGGTGGATTCGGATGGTGATGTCGGCTCGTTCACCTCCCTGGCGCTGGATTCCGGCGATAACCCACACATCTCATACAACGACTACACCAATAACGACCTCAAGTACAGTTGGCATAATGAAGCACCTTCCGCCTTCTCGCTGCTCTCTCCCAGCGACGGCGCCACCGTGGACGATTATCCCCTGTGCGACTGGGAGGACGCCCTGGACTATCACGCGGTAAGCTACGATCTCTGGTACTCGACCGAATACGACTTCGATCCCCGTGAGGAGCTCACCGGCCTGACCGACTCGGAGCACCAGTTCAGCGAAACCGAGCTGGACCCGGGAACGATCTATTTTTGGAAGGTTCGGGCCTGGGATGGCTACGAAGAGACCTGGTCGACGGAGACCTGGACCTTCTACGTGCCGGATAATGTCGGCCTCGACGGCGTCGAGCTGGCGGCTTCTCCCGCCGCCAACGGCGTTCTGCTGGGCTGGACGATCAGCGGCGACACGCCCTCATCCATCCGCGTGCTGCGCGGTGAGGAGAATCCCGTCGCCGTCAGCGGCTCGTTGCCCGGTGAGACCAGCCGCTGGCTGGATCGGGGCGTCGAGCCCGGCGAGAGCTACGTCTATTGGCTCGAAACAACGGATAGCGCAGGCTGTGTAAAAAGATTCGGACCGACGGCGGCCGTCGTCGTGCCGGAGCAGGCGCAGCGCTTGACCCTCGATGAACCGTACCCCAACCCGGCGGCTAACAGCGTCAGCGTCGCCTTCACCCTGCCCGAGGCCCAGCACGTCAGCTTGAGTGTGTACGACCTGGTCGGACGCCGGGTGACGACCCTGAGCGAGGGTGAGCTGCCCGCCGGGCGGCACGAGGTCGCCTGGGATTGCGCCGGTGAGGCGTCGGGCATCTATCTGCTGCGCCTGGAGACGCAAGGCGCGGCGCTCAGCCGCCGGGTGGTCGTCGGGCGGATCGTCGATCGGTAACGAGTTCTCGAAATAGCGACACCCGGGCGGGATTCAACCCGCCCCGACGGTATGCATAGCCTGTTACCAATCCTCCCCGCCGTAAATCGCCAGCCCTGTTGGGCGGGGACTGGCGTCCCTGCCGTAAATCGCCAAGGCCGAAGCGTGCCCCTTTGACATTCGCGGCGGGGGGCGGAGCCCCCGCCCTACGTAAAACAGGCATCCGGCAAACCCGGGCGGGATCAACATCCCGCCCCTACGGTAAGCATAGCCTGTTGCCAATCGTCCCCGCCGTAAATCGCCAACGCCGAACCGTGCCCCTTTGACATTCGCGGCGGGGGGCGGAGCCCCCGCCCTACGTGAAACAGGCATCCGGCAAACGCGGGCGAGATTAACATCCCGCCCCTATCGGTATGCCGGCCGGGGGCGTCCTACAGGGATGTTTAGCAACGGCGGGGTCGCCCCCGCCGTTTGTTTAACTGCCTGTTCTACACGAAGCTAGATCTTCTTGAGCTTCGTCATCACTTCCTTGGCTTCGATGAGGTTGATGCGGCCCTCCTCATCGCCCAGCCACTCCCGGGCCTTGTCCTGCATCCCGTCGGGGACGATCAGATAGACGGGAATGTCGTGGGCCAGGCAGGCGAACAGGATATCCAGGCGGGGCTGGTTGGTGACCTCGGGCGGGATGACCTTGTGCAGATGACCGACGACGGCGTTGACGCCATCCTTGGGTGTCAGGTGGTTGATGTATTTCCCGTGGTTGTCCCAGCCGTTGCCCAGGGGCAAAGTGCCGAGGCCCTCGAGGTTCAGGCGGGTCAGCAGATCGGGATCGATGCCTTGCAGATAGCCGATGGTCTTCATTACTCCTCCTTCGCTAGTTATGGTGGTCGTTTGTCCTGTTATTAGGATAGGATAATAAATGCACTTTGACAAGGGGAACCGCAGGCTGACTGGGCGAAATGCTACGAAGCAGATGAGCGTCTCGCCGTGCCGGTTCGAGCGCTAGACCGCTCAACGGTGCACTTCGCCGGGGTGCCCCGGCGGTCGCGAGAATGGGGTGGCTCGTTTTCTACGGAAGAACGGGACCCCACGGCCCCGCTGCCACCAACAGTCTCATAATCCGGCAGCTCAGGTTGCGGAGCCTCGTTCGTGTTGCTCGTTCGCGTTGAATGAGCCCAAAGAAAAACGGGGCTCGACGAGCCCCGGCAAGGTATCCGTACCGCTGGTATTTGTTATGGTTGGTCTGTCCTGCCCGCTTGGTGCTTGCGGTCGGCCTGCTGGAGGGGTAGGCCCGTAAGGCGGGCGGTGCTGAGGGGATTTGTTTAACTGGCCCGCTTGGTGCTTGCGGTCGGCCTGCTGGGGGGATGGGCCAGTAAGGCGGGCGGTGCTGAGGGGACTAATTTAACTGGCCCACTTGGTGGTGGGCGATACTGGATTCGAACCAGTGACCTCCTGCACGTCAAGCAGGCGCTCTAACCAACTGAGCTAATCGCCCGGTTTCTCGCGGAGGGACAGAATAGCAAAGGGGGCGGCGGGATGTCAAGGTTGGCGGGCGGGTGGGGAACCGCCCGCAGCCGGGCGTCGTAGCTGATATGAAGCGGCTCTCCGCTGAGCTTCGGCTTGACTGGCACAGGTTACGGTGCTAGCATCGCCGTGCCGCCCTCGGAACAAGGGACGGCCCCGATTGCGTATACTCTAACCCCGACGGTTTCCAAAGGAAGCGATGAGAAGACTGCTGATCCTGTTGCTGCCCGTCATGGTGACGGCCGCCCCCAACCTGGGGCTTGAGCCTCGACCCACCGCCGACGCCTATATCCTGCTGGTCGACGACGAGGTCGACGGCGTCGACATCCCCCAGTATCAGACCAGCTACTACGAAGCGGCCCTGGATGGTTTGGGGTTGGACTACAACATCTGGGATCACGCCGAGAACGGCGAGCCGGAGCTGGACGATCTGAACCCCTACGATATCGTCATCTGGGTGACGGGCAACTCCTGCCCCTATCCGGCCTCGAACCCGGAGTACGGCCATTCGGCGCTGAGCCTGAACGAGGAGGCGCTGCTGCGGACCTGGCTGGAGACGCCGCAGGCCCGGGGGCTGATGCTCTCCGGCATCTGGATCGCCTACAACGGCGTGGCCGACGAGGTCAACGACGAGCAGTTGCCCAGCGTGTTCTTCGATTACACCATGGGCCTGGACTATCCGGGCGCGAACTTCACCGACTGGATCGAGGTCGACAGCGAGTGGAGCCTGAGCGGCGCCGGCGGCGAGTTGGGGCTGGGCGATCTGGGGATCGAGTGGGTCAGCGTCGAGACCTACCCGGACATGCTCGACAGCAGCCTGGGCAACGTCGAGGCCTACTGGACCGATCCCGACGGCGAGGACCATCACGCCGCAGTGATCAGTTACGAGGGCTCGAGCTTCCGCACCGTTTTCTTCGCCTGCCCGCTGGAATCCATCGACGGCACGACGAACCGCCGCGACGTGATCGACAAGGTCGTCAGTTGGTTCACCGCGGGCGAGGTCGGCCTGGTGCCGACGAGTTGGGGGCAAATCAAGGCCCTGGAGTAGGTAGCGAGGTTCAGCCATGCCGCCGCTCTACACCATCGGTTACCAGGGCCGCAGCCTGGAGGAGTTCCTCGCCGTGCTGCGACGCGAGGGGATCGGTTGCGTCGTCGACGTGCGGCGCAACGCCCTCTCGCGCAAGCCCGGTTTTTCCAAGACGGCGCTGCGCAAGGCGCTGGCCGGAGCGGGCATCGACTACCTCCACCTGCGGCGGTTGGGCATCGAGAGCGCCCAGCGCAAGGGGCTCAAGACGGACGAGGATTACGCCCGGCTGTTTGACGAATACCGGCGGGAGGTTCTCGACTCGGCCGACGCCGAGCTGACAACGATCGAGGAGCGGGCCTACCGGGAAGCGACGGCGCTGCTGTGTTACGAAGCCGAACCGGCCCGCTGCCACCGTCGTCTGATCGCCGAGCGGGTTTCCGCAGTGCCGGGACTGAGCTTCGGCAACCTCTGAGAACGAGGTTTCGTTTTATTGAACGGGGCCGGTCGCGGCAACAGCAGGCAACCGACCGCGTTACGCTATAGTTTTGTGGAAGGGTGAGACGATAATGAACACCGACGACAACAGCCTCAAGCGCTTCAAGATCCTGACCTTCACCCTGGCCGGCGTGGCCGTCGCCCTGGCCGTACTGCTGGCGCTGATGTACTTCAACCCACCGACGGCGCAGCCGTCGAGCGGTCCAACAGAGCCCCAGCCGCTGAACATGGCCCCCGAGGAGCTGGCCAAGTTGGCCGAGACCAACAAGGCCTTCGTGGCCGTAGCCGAGGCCGTCGGTCCCGCCGTGGTGCAGATCCGCACCGTCAGCCGGGTGCGGGCGACACGGGGCTTCGATTTCGGCCCCTTCGGCGACGACTTCTTCGAGGACTTCTTCGGGCCGGGCTTCGAACAGGAGTACCAAACCGAGGCCGGCGGCTCAGGCGTGATCGTCAGCGCCGATGGCTACGTGCTGACCAACAACCACGTAGTCGAGAACGCCGAGAGCATCGAGGTCCAGTTGACCAACGGCCGCAACTACGACGCCACGGTCATCGGCACCGATCCGGCCACGGACCTCGCCGTGATCAAGGTCGATCCCGGCGAGGACGAACTGCCCGTGGCCCGCCTGGGCGATTCCGACGCCAACCAGGTCGGCGACTGGGTGGTGGCCCTGGGCAGCCCCTTCGGCCTGGACAACACCGTCACGGCGGGCATCATCAGCGCCAAGGGACGCAGCCAGCTCAACATCCTGGACTACGAGGACTTCATCCAGACCGACGCGGCGATCAACCCGGGCAACTCCGGCGGCCCCCTGGTCAACCTCAAGGGCGAGGTCATCGGGATAAACACGGCGATCTTCTCCACCTCGGGCGGCTATATGGGCGTCGGCCTGGCGATCCCGATCAACCTGGCCCAGATGGTGCTGGATCAACTCATCGACACCGGCGAAGTGACCAGGGGCTGGCTGGGAGTCTACATCCAGGACGTCACACCGGAACTGGCCGAGGCCCTGGGCCTCGACGACGACGCCCGTGGCGCTCTGGTCGGCGAGGTGATGCCCGACACCCCGGCCGCCGAGGGCGGCCTGGAGTCGGGTGATCTGATCACCCGGGTCGACGAGTTGACGATCGAGGACGCCACCCAACTGCGCAACCATATCGCCACGGTACCGCCGGGCGAGGACGTCGAGCTCGCGGTCTTGCGCGACGGCGAGCAAACGACCCTGACCGTCGAGATCGGCGAGCGACCCGCCGAGGAAAGCGTCCTCTCACCCGGCTTCAAACCCGACGGCGGCGGCACCAAGAGTCGGGCCCTGGGGCTCGAGGTCGGCAGCCTGACCCCCCAGTTGGCCGCCGAGCTGGGTTATGAAGGCGCCGACGGCGTCGTCGTCTCCGGGGTCGAGAGCGGCTCGACGGCCTACCGCGCCGGTCTGCGACAGGGGGCGATCATCGTCGAGGTCAACCGCAAAACCGTTAACAGCCCCGCCGAGTTCGCCGAGATGGTCGGGCGGGCCGACAGCCCCGTGCTGCTCTACGTTTGGAACCAGGGCATCCGCACCTACCTGGCCCTGGAGAAGGAATAGCCCCGGCTCTCTCATGCCCAAGGACGACAGCGATGAGCCAACGGCTGATCCAGCCCGGTTTCTTCCTCGTCAACGGTGTGCTGGCGCTGATCCTGGGCGTGGGCACCCTGCTGGCCGAGACGACGTCAACGCCGACCTGGTGCGGTGAGGTCAAGGACCTCCTCGATGGACACTGCACCGCATGCCACAACGCCGAGACCCCTCTGGGCGGCGTCGACCTGAGCTGTTACCGCGCCGTCTGCAAGAGCGAGTACTCCCTCGTCGAGGCCGGCGAGCCCGAAGCCGGCCCTCTGGTCGAGGTGCTCACCCAACCCGGCGC is a genomic window containing:
- a CDS encoding Do family serine endopeptidase, with amino-acid sequence MNTDDNSLKRFKILTFTLAGVAVALAVLLALMYFNPPTAQPSSGPTEPQPLNMAPEELAKLAETNKAFVAVAEAVGPAVVQIRTVSRVRATRGFDFGPFGDDFFEDFFGPGFEQEYQTEAGGSGVIVSADGYVLTNNHVVENAESIEVQLTNGRNYDATVIGTDPATDLAVIKVDPGEDELPVARLGDSDANQVGDWVVALGSPFGLDNTVTAGIISAKGRSQLNILDYEDFIQTDAAINPGNSGGPLVNLKGEVIGINTAIFSTSGGYMGVGLAIPINLAQMVLDQLIDTGEVTRGWLGVYIQDVTPELAEALGLDDDARGALVGEVMPDTPAAEGGLESGDLITRVDELTIEDATQLRNHIATVPPGEDVELAVLRDGEQTTLTVEIGERPAEESVLSPGFKPDGGGTKSRALGLEVGSLTPQLAAELGYEGADGVVVSGVESGSTAYRAGLRQGAIIVEVNRKTVNSPAEFAEMVGRADSPVLLYVWNQGIRTYLALEKE
- a CDS encoding ADP-ribosylglycohydrolase family protein, producing the protein DIIGSAYEFNPTKDYAFELFPPEADFTDDTVLTVAAAELILDGGDFIELLKSYTRRYPGRGYGGFFHDWAHSDDRQPYNSFGNGSAMRVSPAAWAGATLDEVLGLAEETAAVTHSHPEGVKGAQAVAAAVFLARRGRSKADIRSYLEDTFGYDLQRPYESIQPDYAFDVTCQGSVPEALIAFLDSTDFADAVRKAVALGGDSDTQACIAGAVAEACYGVPDEIGRSALAYLDDHLGGVTQRFIQAYVAR
- a CDS encoding T9SS type A sorting domain-containing protein, with the translated sequence MMKRLFYLAFLVVLLSMATAKEWYQHWVDENSSIIFASLAFDSSDNAHISYYDGSDYEGSNGDLKYAVWNGTSWQIETVDADYSVGRYSSLALDSSGNPHISYYDASNGDLKYAVWNGTSWQIETLDSNGYVGKYTSLALDSSGNPHISYYDYTNDDLKYAVWNGTSWQIETVDADSSVGRYSSLKVDPSGNPHISYYDNYDDDLKYAVWNGTSWQIETVDADGDVGTYASIALNSFGIPSISYINLITNSSILIFTTWNGLYWEHEIVDSGKYVGKHNSLALDSDNNPHISYHDTGKNNLMYAFLDFYCNHYWSVETVDADGDVGGYTSLAMDSSDFPHISYHDRGNNNLKYAAWNGTNWEIETVDSTGEVGSYTSLALDTSDHPHISYYDYGSDNLKYAAWNGASWEIQTVDSDGDVGSFTSLALDSGDNPHISYNDYTNNDLKYSWHNEAPSAFSLLSPSDGATVDDYPLCDWEDALDYHAVSYDLWYSTEYDFDPREELTGLTDSEHQFSETELDPGTIYFWKVRAWDGYEETWSTETWTFYVPDNVGLDGVELAASPAANGVLLGWTISGDTPSSIRVLRGEENPVAVSGSLPGETSRWLDRGVEPGESYVYWLETTDSAGCVKRFGPTAAVVVPEQAQRLTLDEPYPNPAANSVSVAFTLPEAQHVSLSVYDLVGRRVTTLSEGELPAGRHEVAWDCAGEASGIYLLRLETQGAALSRRVVVGRIVDR
- a CDS encoding DUF488 family protein, encoding MPPLYTIGYQGRSLEEFLAVLRREGIGCVVDVRRNALSRKPGFSKTALRKALAGAGIDYLHLRRLGIESAQRKGLKTDEDYARLFDEYRREVLDSADAELTTIEERAYREATALLCYEAEPARCHRRLIAERVSAVPGLSFGNL